The following proteins are encoded in a genomic region of Bubalus kerabau isolate K-KA32 ecotype Philippines breed swamp buffalo chromosome 15, PCC_UOA_SB_1v2, whole genome shotgun sequence:
- the LOC129627909 gene encoding olfactory receptor 8J2-like, whose amino-acid sequence MENRNRTQVTEFILTGISDLAELQIPLFCVFLVIYGQVITGNLGIVILTSVDSQLQTPMYFFLKHLAIISLGFSSVIAPKMLVNFLVTKKTISYYGCAVQLGGFLVFIVAEIFMLAAIAYDRYVAICSPLLYRVVVSPRICLLLAALIYIYSLTTALTVSSCVFSVSYCSSNVINHFYCDNVPLLALSCSDTYIPETAVFTFSGTNLFFSMIIVLTSYFNIILAILRVRSSEGRQKAFSTCASHMMAVTVFYGTLLFMYLQPRTNHSLDTDKMASVFYTLVIPMLNLLIYSLRNKDVKDALKRFLDNTCQSFRLMQT is encoded by the exons atggagaaca GGAATCGCACTCAAGTGACTGAATTCATTCTAACGGGAATCTCAGATCTTGCAGAACTCCAGATTCCTCTTTTCTGTGTGTTCCTGGTCATCTATGGACAGGTCATAACAGGGAACCTGGGAATCGTCATCCTCACCAGCGTGGACTCTCAGCTTCAGacccccatgtactttttcctcaagCACTTGGCTATCATCAGTTTGGGCTTTTCTTCTGTCATTGCCCCCAAAATGTTGGTTAACTTCTTGGTTACAAAGAAAACCATATCTTATTATGGATGTGCAGTTCAACTAGGTGGATTCTTAGTTTTTATTGTGGCTGAGATTTTCATGCTGGCTGCCAtagcctatgaccgctatgtggctaTTTGCAGCCCCCTGCTCTACCGGGTGGTGGTTTCTCCACGGATCTGCCTTCTCCTGGCGGCCCTTATTTACATCTACAGTCTGACCACAGCACTGACGGTCTCTTCCTGTGTGTTTTCTGTGTCATACTGTTCATCCAATGTGATCAAccatttttattgtgataatgTCCCTTTGTTAGCATTGTCCTGTTCTGATACCTACATTCCAGAAACAGCAGTGTTTACCTTTTCAGGGaccaatttgtttttctctatgatTATTGTTCTAACATCGTACTTCAACATCATCCTTGCCATTTTGAGGGTACGTTCTTCAGAAGGGCGACAAAAAGCGTTTTCCACCTGTGCTTCTCACATGATGGCTGTCACTGTGTTCTATGGGACGCTTCTCTTCATGTATTTGCAGCCAAGGACCAACCACTCATTAGATACTGATAAGATGGCCTCGGTCTTCTATACCCTGGTGATCCCAATGCTGAACCTCCTCATTTACAGCCTGAGGAACAAGGACGTGAAGGATGCATTAAAGAGATTCCTGGATAACACATGTCAGTCATTCAGATTAATGCAAACTTAA